Proteins from a single region of Leuconostoc gasicomitatum LMG 18811:
- the lpdA gene encoding dihydrolipoyl dehydrogenase, with the protein MVVGAQAREIDTVVIGSGPGGYVAAIRAAELGQKVTIIERDAIGGVCLNVGCIPSKALINVGHHYRTATATTPFGLTTTGAELDWHQVQDWKQNKVVNTLTSGVEMLLKKHHVEIIKGEARFNDNATLNVLQEDGHELLQFNNAILATGSRPVELASMPFGGRIIDSTGVLSLTDIPKKLIIVGGGVIGSELGGAYANLGTQVTIIEGLDHTLNGFDHEMTKPVLNDFTSRGGVIVTSAVAKSAEQTTDDVTLTYEAAGKEQTITGDYLLVAVGRRVNTDDVGLNNTDIKLSDHGVIEVADNMQTSVAHIYAIGDITAGPQLAHKASFQAKIAAGAIAEDPQAHDLHYSLPAVAYTNYELATTGETPDSVKDQNLNAKISKFPFAGNGRAISMDETVGFIRLISDKETHALLGGQIVGPNASDLISELSLAIENGLTTNDISLTIHPHPTLGEAIMDTAELADGLPIHI; encoded by the coding sequence ATGGTTGTTGGTGCACAAGCGCGTGAAATTGATACAGTAGTGATTGGTTCTGGACCTGGTGGTTATGTTGCTGCGATTCGTGCGGCTGAGTTAGGCCAAAAAGTTACTATTATTGAACGGGATGCGATTGGTGGTGTTTGCCTAAATGTTGGGTGTATACCATCAAAGGCTTTAATTAATGTTGGTCATCATTATCGTACAGCAACAGCGACAACACCTTTTGGTTTAACGACGACTGGGGCAGAGCTTGACTGGCATCAGGTTCAAGATTGGAAACAAAATAAAGTTGTTAATACTTTAACTAGTGGCGTTGAAATGTTGCTTAAAAAACATCATGTGGAAATCATTAAAGGCGAAGCAAGATTTAATGATAATGCGACACTAAACGTATTACAAGAAGACGGCCATGAATTATTGCAGTTTAATAATGCTATTCTGGCAACTGGTTCGCGTCCAGTAGAATTAGCTAGCATGCCATTTGGTGGTCGAATTATTGATTCAACTGGTGTTTTGAGTTTGACTGATATACCAAAAAAGTTGATTATTGTGGGTGGTGGCGTGATTGGCTCTGAGTTAGGTGGGGCTTATGCTAATTTGGGAACGCAGGTGACAATCATTGAAGGTTTAGATCACACGTTAAACGGCTTTGATCACGAAATGACTAAGCCGGTATTAAATGATTTCACAAGCCGTGGTGGTGTAATTGTGACGTCTGCAGTTGCTAAATCAGCAGAACAAACAACAGATGATGTGACATTAACCTATGAAGCTGCTGGTAAGGAACAAACGATCACCGGAGATTATTTATTGGTGGCGGTTGGTCGCCGTGTGAATACGGACGATGTTGGACTTAATAATACAGATATTAAATTGTCAGATCATGGTGTGATAGAAGTTGCTGATAATATGCAGACAAGTGTTGCACATATCTATGCGATTGGTGATATTACCGCAGGTCCACAGCTTGCACATAAAGCTAGTTTTCAAGCAAAAATTGCGGCTGGTGCAATTGCAGAAGACCCACAAGCCCATGATTTACACTATTCACTGCCTGCCGTGGCGTACACCAATTATGAGCTAGCCACAACTGGTGAAACACCAGATTCAGTAAAAGACCAAAATCTTAATGCCAAAATTTCAAAATTTCCATTTGCTGGCAATGGACGTGCTATTTCTATGGATGAGACAGTTGGTTTTATTCGACTCATTAGTGATAAAGAGACACATGCGTTACTTGGGGGTCAAATTGTTGGACCAAATGCGTCAGATTTGATTTCTGAATTATCCCTTGCAATTGAGAATGGTTTAACTACAAATGATATATCATTAACAATTCATCCACACCCAACACTGGGAGAAGCAATTATGGATACTGCCGAATTAGCTGATGGCTTACCAATTCATATTTGA